CTGCCGCGTTCGAAGGGCCATGACCGGCAGGAGGGGCCGCGCAACGCGCCCGCGCTGCATGTGGCGGGCGCGGGGCTGCCGCTGTTCTGGGACGGCCGCGCCGAAACCCTCGAGGCGCAGGCACTGGGCCCGCTGGGCAATCCGCTCGAGATGGCCAATGCCGATCTCGGCGCCATCGCGCCGCGGCTGGCGGGCCGGGCCGAGTACGCCCCGATGTTCCGCGCCGCCTTCGGGTCGCAGGAGGTGACGCTGGAGCGGATCGTGGCGGCGCTGGCCGAGTTCCAGAAATATCTCGACCGGCCGACCCGGCTCGACCGCTTCCTGTCGGGCGACCGCCGCGCGCTCAGCGATCTCGAGCTGCGGGGGCTGCATCTGTTCCGCACCCGGGCGCGCTGTGCCAATTGCCATTTCGGGCCGCTGCTGAGCGACGGGCAATTCCACGATCTGGGGCTGTCCTATCTCGGCCGCCGGTTCGAGGATCTGGGCCGCTACGCCGTCACCGGGCTGCCCGGGGATGCGGGCCGGTTCCGGACCCCGAGCCTGCGCCATGTCTCGGACACCGCGCCCTACATGCATAACGGGCTGTTCCCGCATCTGCCCGGGCTGATCCGGCTTTACGCCATTGGCGGCGGCCGCTCGGCGCGGCTGCCCGCCGATCCGGACGCGGTCGAGACCGGGGCCGCGACGGCCTCGCCGCTGCTCAGGCGGCTGGATCTCGACGAAAGCGATGTCGAGGCGCTGGCGGCCTTCCTCGGCGCGGTCTGATCTGGGTTCGACCCCGGGCGCGCGCGCCCGGGGAGAAGGCGCGGCTCAGCCGGCGCGGGCGCGGACGCCCGCATCGGAGGCCTCGGTCGGGACCAGCGCCCGGACCAGATCCTTGACCGACAGGATGCCCACCTGCTTCCCGCCGCGCATCACGCGGTAGGACAGCGACGTGTCGCCGCCCGACAGCGCGATCACCGATTCCAGATTGTCATCGGCATCGACCTCGCCCACGGGCCCCGATTGCGGCGCCTCGCTGCGCTGCATCACCGAGCGCACCCGCAGCACCCGGGCGCGGTTGATGTCGGAGATGAAGTCGATGATGTAGGGGTCGTTCGGATGCATCAGGATCTCTTGCGGCTCGCCCTGCTGCACGATCTCGCCATCCTTCAGGATCACCAGATGATCGGCCAGCTTCAGCGCCTCGTCGAGATCGTGGGTGATGAAGACCACGGTCTTGTGCAGCTCGGCCTGCAGCTCCAGCAACAGGTCCTGCATGTCGGTCCGGATCAGCGGATCGAGCGCCGAGAAGGCCTCGTCCATCAGCATGATATCGGCATTCGAGGTCAGCGCGCGGGCGATGCCCACCCGCTGCTGCATGCCGCCCGACAGCTGGTGCGGGTACTGGTTGTCCTGACCCTCGAGCCCGACCCGGTTCAGCCATTGCCGCGCCTCGCCCTCCCAGGCCGAGCGGGGCTGGCCCCGGACCTCGAGCGGCGTGCCCGCGTTTTCCAGCACGGTATGGTGCGGCAGCAGAGCGAATTTCTGGAACACCATCGACATCCGCACGCGGCGCAGCTCGCGCAGGCTGGCCTCGTCATAGGCCAGCACGTCCTCGCCATCGACGATGACCTCGCCCGCCGTGGGCTCGATCAGACGGTTCAGGTGGCGGATCAGGGTCGATTTGCCCGAGCCCGACAGCCCCATGATCACCGTCACCTCGCCGGCCCGCATGTCGACATTGATGTCCCTCAGGCCCAGCACATGGTGATGGGTCTCCAGCAACTCGGCCTTGTCCATCCCGGACCGTGCCATCGGCAGAACCGATTGCGGGTCGGCGCCGAAGATCTTGTAGAGACGGCGGATCGCAATCTTGACATCGTCACTCATTGAACGGCCCTCATTGTTTCTGTGCCGCGTTGACGCGGGCAAGCGCGGCCTTGGTGACGCGGTCGAGCATCACCGCGAGCAGCACGATCCCGAGCCCCGAGACGAGACCCACGCCCAGTTCGAGGTTGCGGATGCCGCGCAGCACCAGCACGCCCAGACCCGGTGCCGAGACCATCGAGGCGATCACGACCATGGCCAGGCTCATCATGATGGTCTGGTTGACGCCGGCCATGATGTTGGGCAGCGCCAGCGGGATCTGTACCCCCCAGAGCTTCTGGCGTTTGGTCATGCCGAAGGCATCGGCGGCCTCGATCACCTCCTTGTCGACGAGCCGGATGCCCAGATTGGTCAGCCGGACCACGGGCACGATGGCGTAGACGATCACCGCGATGCCGTAAAGCTTGGGCTCGGTCACCGAGAACAGGAAGATCAGCGGGATCAGGTAGACGAAGGGCGGCAGCGTCTGCAGCATGTCGAGGATCGGGATGGCGATCCGCTGGAACGTGTCGCTTCGGGACATGGCGATGCCGATGGGCACCCCCACCAGCACGCAGATGAAGGCACAGACGAAGATGATCGCCAGCGTCTGCATCGCGTAGTCGTAATGGTTGATGAAGGCCAGGAAGCCGATGCAGGCGCCCACGAAGGCCACCAGCCCCCAGGACCGCGCGACCAGGCGCACGACCAAGAGGATCAGCGGGATCATGATCCACCAGGGCGAGGTCTGGAACAGCCACAGCGCGCCTTCGAGCGCCCAGCTCAGCGGCTGGGTCAGCGGGTCGAGCACGACGCTGAGCCCGTCCTTGATCGACAGGAACCCGGTCTCGAGCCCCTTGGTCAGCTCGCGGGCCTGCGGAAAGGCCGGACAGGCGTGGTTGAGGGCGTCCATCGAGGGGAAGGGCAGGTCCCAGATCGAGGCGGCTGGCTCGGCCGATCCGCGGGCCTTGCCCAGCAGGTCTGCCATCGACATCGGCGCCGAGGATGCGCCGCCGTCGCACCAGTCGCGCAGGCCGAGCCCGTCAAAGATGAAATCGTAGCTTGCCATATGGTGAGGTCTCCTTGGCCGGACCGGGGCGCGGCCCGTCGCGAAACGGCAGGACGGGCCCGCTAGGGACAGGCCCGTCCGAAAGGTTGCCTGTCGGGGTCAGCGGTTCAGCAGCGCCGACAGCTTCTCGCGCGCGGCGTCGTTGATCCAGGTCGACCAGGCATCGGGATGCTCGGTCAGGTAATGCACCGCCCCTTCCTCGGCCGAGGCGTTGTTCTCGTCCATCCAGGCGATGACGGCGCTCATGTCGTCGACATCGAAGCTGACCTTGCTCAGCATCTCGGCGATCTCGGGTTCGCGATCGGCGAAATCGGCGGTGACGGCGGTCAGCACCGGCGCGGCCGGGAAGTCCGAGACCT
The genomic region above belongs to Rhodovulum sulfidophilum DSM 1374 and contains:
- a CDS encoding cytochrome-c peroxidase, yielding MSARPIAGRALRLGLCLAATGLALAVMTAPLRLGPEDLRAAYAGPPETWPLPEIDPGVDYVELAPRALPSRPLPGSPAAARRALGQALFVDPALSASGQIACESCHNPRLGWGDGLPRSKGHDRQEGPRNAPALHVAGAGLPLFWDGRAETLEAQALGPLGNPLEMANADLGAIAPRLAGRAEYAPMFRAAFGSQEVTLERIVAALAEFQKYLDRPTRLDRFLSGDRRALSDLELRGLHLFRTRARCANCHFGPLLSDGQFHDLGLSYLGRRFEDLGRYAVTGLPGDAGRFRTPSLRHVSDTAPYMHNGLFPHLPGLIRLYAIGGGRSARLPADPDAVETGAATASPLLRRLDLDESDVEALAAFLGAV
- a CDS encoding quaternary amine ABC transporter ATP-binding protein → MSDDVKIAIRRLYKIFGADPQSVLPMARSGMDKAELLETHHHVLGLRDINVDMRAGEVTVIMGLSGSGKSTLIRHLNRLIEPTAGEVIVDGEDVLAYDEASLRELRRVRMSMVFQKFALLPHHTVLENAGTPLEVRGQPRSAWEGEARQWLNRVGLEGQDNQYPHQLSGGMQQRVGIARALTSNADIMLMDEAFSALDPLIRTDMQDLLLELQAELHKTVVFITHDLDEALKLADHLVILKDGEIVQQGEPQEILMHPNDPYIIDFISDINRARVLRVRSVMQRSEAPQSGPVGEVDADDNLESVIALSGGDTSLSYRVMRGGKQVGILSVKDLVRALVPTEASDAGVRARAG
- a CDS encoding ABC transporter permease; the encoded protein is MASYDFIFDGLGLRDWCDGGASSAPMSMADLLGKARGSAEPAASIWDLPFPSMDALNHACPAFPQARELTKGLETGFLSIKDGLSVVLDPLTQPLSWALEGALWLFQTSPWWIMIPLILLVVRLVARSWGLVAFVGACIGFLAFINHYDYAMQTLAIIFVCAFICVLVGVPIGIAMSRSDTFQRIAIPILDMLQTLPPFVYLIPLIFLFSVTEPKLYGIAVIVYAIVPVVRLTNLGIRLVDKEVIEAADAFGMTKRQKLWGVQIPLALPNIMAGVNQTIMMSLAMVVIASMVSAPGLGVLVLRGIRNLELGVGLVSGLGIVLLAVMLDRVTKAALARVNAAQKQ